The following are from one region of the Amedibacterium intestinale genome:
- a CDS encoding polyprenyl synthetase family protein — translation MSEFETYLSTVLDDVKNSTVKEAMRYSLMAGGKRIRPQLLLSTLKAYGANAHVGYKAAAAIEMIHTYSLIHDDLPAMDNDTLRRGKPTCHVKYGEANAILAGDALLTQAFVLGANACEEADINCHIVSLLSRYSGADGMVLGQCLDLEGEAKKDITLEEMKEIHYYKTGRLLTLPFLCAAYLTHNEKDIPVWENIGSLLGLSFQIQDDVLDVTADETELGKNINSDADNNKTTYVTLLGIEDALSQANAYYEEALCLLDTLKINKEPLMEVFVALLHRKK, via the coding sequence ATGTCTGAGTTTGAAACATATCTGTCTACTGTCTTGGATGATGTGAAAAACTCTACGGTAAAAGAAGCGATGCGCTATTCTTTAATGGCAGGGGGAAAGCGAATTCGCCCACAGCTTTTATTATCGACGTTGAAAGCGTATGGCGCAAATGCGCATGTCGGTTACAAGGCAGCAGCAGCCATCGAGATGATTCATACGTATTCTTTGATTCATGATGATTTGCCTGCGATGGATAATGATACGCTTCGAAGAGGAAAACCTACCTGTCATGTCAAATATGGCGAAGCCAATGCGATTTTGGCAGGAGATGCTTTATTGACACAGGCTTTTGTGTTAGGAGCAAATGCGTGTGAAGAAGCAGATATAAACTGTCATATCGTTTCCCTGCTAAGTCGATACAGCGGGGCAGATGGTATGGTGTTAGGACAGTGTCTGGATTTGGAAGGGGAAGCAAAAAAAGATATTACACTGGAAGAAATGAAAGAAATTCATTACTATAAAACCGGTCGTTTATTAACGCTTCCTTTCTTATGTGCTGCCTATTTGACACATAATGAAAAAGATATTCCTGTATGGGAAAATATTGGTTCTTTATTAGGGTTATCTTTTCAGATACAAGATGATGTTTTGGATGTAACTGCCGATGAAACAGAGCTTGGTAAAAACATCAACAGTGATGCAGATAACAATAAAACAACTTATGTTACACTTTTAGGTATAGAAGATGCACTTTCACAGGCCAACGCTTATTATGAAGAAGCACTCTGCCTACTGGATACGCTAAAAATCAACAAAGAACCATTAATGGAAGTCTTTGTAGCTTTACTGCATCGAAAAAAATAA
- the xseB gene encoding exodeoxyribonuclease VII small subunit: MSEKLPFKQSMQRLEEIIGMLEKNEIELEEAISLFEEGLKLVNSCDSQLKNFENKVEELLKTYQEDSSNV; encoded by the coding sequence ATGAGTGAAAAACTACCTTTTAAACAATCCATGCAGCGCTTGGAAGAAATTATTGGAATGCTTGAAAAAAATGAAATTGAATTAGAGGAAGCAATTTCTCTTTTTGAAGAAGGTTTGAAACTGGTAAACAGCTGTGATTCTCAGTTGAAAAACTTTGAAAATAAAGTAGAAGAATTATTAAAGACATATCAGGAGGACAGCAGCAATGTCTGA
- the xseA gene encoding exodeoxyribonuclease VII large subunit translates to MKQNVFSVSSLVHYLKQTLDNDSNIRSILIKGEISNFTNHRSGHWYFTLKDAKSRISCVMFASYASRCRFLPKEGTKVIVSASVSMYEAGGSLQLYVNGMQADGLGDLFLQLEQIKKKLSMEGLFDPNHKKSLPVYPMRIGVISARTGAAIQDILTTISRRWPLAEVCFYPSLVQGISASEDIIKNLMRADADGHDVILLARGGGSIEDLWCFNDEKLARCIYAMHTVIVTGVGHETDTTLVDYVSDARAPTPTAAAELITPNISEVGLHIMKMKTVLVNDMKHRLEKEKAALKPLQEHRYMKDPLSYVADSQMKLAMHVKELSIMEHQVHAWSQKLSSLSSHLGLYAKKIEREKMEDVKQKQNLLFVNMEHYKQKANENYMEKVRLLDAFSPLKILTRGYTLTYRKEHLVKSIQDVEEQDALRIRMQDGYIHTKVTKKEGL, encoded by the coding sequence CGAAGTGGACACTGGTATTTTACTTTGAAAGATGCGAAATCTCGTATTAGCTGTGTGATGTTTGCATCCTATGCATCTCGATGCCGTTTCTTGCCAAAAGAGGGAACAAAAGTCATTGTAAGTGCTTCAGTTTCTATGTATGAAGCTGGCGGAAGTTTACAGTTATATGTAAATGGCATGCAGGCAGATGGGCTTGGCGATTTGTTTTTACAGCTGGAACAGATAAAAAAGAAACTTTCTATGGAAGGACTGTTTGATCCAAACCATAAAAAATCACTTCCTGTATATCCTATGCGAATTGGTGTTATCAGTGCTAGAACAGGTGCTGCCATACAGGATATTCTGACAACGATTTCTCGAAGATGGCCATTAGCTGAAGTTTGTTTTTATCCAAGTCTTGTACAGGGAATTTCTGCCAGTGAGGATATTATAAAAAATCTAATGCGAGCAGATGCTGATGGACATGATGTCATTTTGCTGGCAAGAGGTGGAGGTTCTATAGAAGATTTATGGTGTTTTAATGATGAAAAACTGGCACGTTGTATCTATGCAATGCATACGGTCATTGTAACTGGAGTTGGCCATGAAACAGACACGACACTGGTGGATTATGTAAGTGATGCCAGAGCACCAACACCAACAGCAGCCGCAGAACTTATTACACCGAATATTTCAGAAGTTGGTTTGCATATCATGAAGATGAAAACCGTATTGGTCAATGATATGAAACATCGTTTAGAAAAAGAAAAAGCAGCATTAAAGCCACTGCAGGAACATCGCTATATGAAAGATCCATTATCTTATGTGGCAGATAGCCAGATGAAACTTGCTATGCATGTAAAAGAACTAAGTATCATGGAACATCAGGTACATGCATGGTCACAGAAATTATCTTCGCTATCTTCTCATTTGGGACTTTATGCCAAGAAAATCGAAAGAGAAAAAATGGAAGATGTCAAGCAAAAACAAAATCTTCTATTCGTAAATATGGAACATTATAAACAAAAAGCAAATGAAAATTATATGGAAAAAGTTCGTCTGTTAGATGCTTTTAGTCCATTAAAAATATTAACACGTGGATATACCTTAACTTATCGTAAGGAACATTTAGTAAAAAGTATTCAGGATGTAGAAGAACAGGATGCTTTGCGTATTCGTATGCAGGATGGATATATCCATACAAAAGTAACAAAGAAGGAGGGGCTGTAA